Proteins encoded within one genomic window of Suricata suricatta isolate VVHF042 chromosome 17, meerkat_22Aug2017_6uvM2_HiC, whole genome shotgun sequence:
- the PER1 gene encoding period circadian protein homolog 1, with the protein MSGPLEGAVGVGDSGPGESFCPGGAPSPGPPQHRSCPGPSLADDTDANSNGSSGNESNGPESRGASQRSSHSSSSGNGKDSALLETTESSKSTNSQSPSPPSSSIAYSLLSASSEQDNPSTSGCSSEQSARARTQKELMTALRELKLRLPPERRGKGRSGTLATLQYALACVKQVQANQDYYQQWSLEEGEPCAMDMSTYTLEELEHVTSEYTLRNQDTFSVAVSFLTGRIVYISEQAGTLLRCKRDVFRGARFSELLAPQDVGVFYGSTAPSRLPTWGAGASAGSGLKDFTQEKSVFCRIRGGPDRDSGPRYQPFRLTPYVTKIRVSDGAPAQPCCLLIAERIHSGYEAPRIPPDKRIFTTRHTPSCLFQDVDERAAPLLGYLPQDLLGAPVLLFLHPEDRPLMLAIHKKILQLAGQPFDHSPIRFCARNGEYVTMDTSWAGFVHPWSRKVAFVLGRHKVRTAPLNEDVFTPPAPSPALSLDSDIQELSEQIHRMLLQPVHSPSPTGLCGVGPAASPGPLLSPGSSSDSNGGDAEGPGPPAPVTFQQICKDVHLVKHQGQQLFIESRAWPPPRPRLPATGTFKAKTLSSQSPDPELEIVPAPVQAPLPLTPEEAERKEANGCSYQQINCLDSILRYLESCNIPSTAKAKRKCASSSSCTTSSASDDDKQRTGPVPLGAKKDASAVLSGEGAAPQKEPVVGGALSPLALANKAESVVSVTSQCSFSSTIVHVGDKKPPESDIIMMEDLPGLAPGPAPSPAPSPTVAPDPAPDAYRPVGLTKAVLSLHTQKEEQAFLSRFRDLSRLRGLDSSSPAPLAPGERGCRHSPVPPGRRHHCRSKAKRSRHHQAPRTEAPCYTSHPSPVPPSAPWPPPPATAPFPAMVQPYPLPVFPRGSPHPPPSAPASGPPAAFPTPLVTPMVALVLPNYLFPTPPSYPYGVPQTPAEGPPTPASHSPSPSLPPPPPSPPRRPDSPLFNSRCSSPLQLNLLQLEEPPRAEGGAVVGGTGSSAGPPPPSEKAAKPEARLVEVTESSNQDALSGSSDLLELLLQEDSRSGTGSAASGSLGSGLGSGSGVGSHEGGSTSASITRSSQSSHTSKYFGSVDSSEAEAGAAQARAEPGDQVIKYVLQDPIWLLMANADQRVMMTYQVPSRDTAAVLRQDRERLRAMQKQQPRFSEEQRRELGAVHSWVRKGQLPRALDVMACVDCGSSTRDPGHPDDPLFSELDGLGLEPMEEGGGEGGGGGGGDGEGGEEAGAQAGARASSSQDLAMEEEEQGGSLPSPALPATESGSS; encoded by the exons ATGAGTGGCCCCCTGGAAGGGGCTGTTGGGGTAGGGGACTCCGGACCAGGGGAATCCTTTTGCCCTGGAGGGGCCCCATCCCCTGGGCCGCCACAGCACCGgtcctgccctggccccagcctTGCTGATGACACAGACGCCAACAGCAATGGTTCCAGTGGCAATGAGTCCAACGGGCCAGAGTCCCGGGGCGCATCCCAGCGGAGCTCACACAGCTCCTCCTCTGGCAACGGCAAGGACTCCGCCCTGCTGGAGACCACAGAGAGCAGCAAGAG CACAAACTCTCAGAGCCCATCCCCACCCAGCAGCTCCATCGCCTACAGCCTCCTGAGCGCCAGCTCAGAGCAGGACAACCCATCTACCAGCGGCTGCAG CAGTGAGCAGTCAGCCCGGGCGAGGACCCAGAAGGAACTCATGACAGCTCTGCGGGAGCTCAAGCTTCGGCTGCCGCCGGAGCGCCGGGGCAAGGGCCGCTCTGGGACCCTGGCCACGCTGCAGTATGCGCTGGCCTGTGTCAAGCAGGTGCAGG CCAACCAGGACTACTACCAGCAGTGGAGCCTGGAGGAGGGTGAGCCCTGTGCTATGGACATGTCCACCTACACCCTGGAGGAGCTGGAGCATGTCACGTCTGAGTATACGCTTCGCAACCAG GATACCTTCTCCGTGGCGGTGTCCTTCCTGACGGGCCGCATCGTCTACATCTCCGAGCAGGCGGGTACCCTGCTGCGCTGCAAGCGGGACGTGTTCCGGGGCGCCCGCTTCTCTGAGCTCCTGGCCCCCCAAGACGTGGGCGTCTTCTATGGCTCTACTGCCCCATCTCGCCTGCCCACCTGGGGCGCCGGGGCCTCAGCAG GTTCAGGCCTCAAGGACTTCACCCAGGAAAAGTCCGTCTTCTGCCGTATCAG AGGGGGTCCTGACCGGGATTCAGGGCCTCGGTACCAGCCATTCCGCCTAACGCCATATGTGACCAAGATCCGAGTCTCAGACGGGGCCCCCGCGCAGCCGTGCTGCCTGCTCATCGCGGAGCGCATCCACTCGGGTTACGAAG CTCCCCGGATTCCTCCTGACAAGAGGATCTTCACCACCAGGCACACGCCCAGCTGTCTGTTCCAGGATGTGGATGAAAG GGCCGCCCCCCTGCTGGGCTACCTCCCCCAGGACCTCCTGGGGGCCCCAGTGCTCCTGTTCCTGCACCCTGAGGACCGGCCCCTCATGCTGGCCATCCACAAGAAAA TCCTGCAGTTGGCCGGCCAGCCCTTTGATCACTCCCCCATCCGCTTCTGCGCCCGGAATGGGGAGTACGTCACCATGGACACCAGCTGGGCCGGCTTCGTGCACCCCTGGAGCCGCAAGGTGGCCTTTGTGTTGGGACGCCACAAAGTGCGCAC GGCACCCCTGAACGAGGACGTGTTCACTCCTccggcccccagcccagctctgtcTCTGGACTCTGATATCCAGGAGCTCTCTGAGCAGATCCACCGGATGCTGTTACAG ccGGTgcacagccccagccccaccgGGCTCTGTGGAGTCGGCCCCGCCGCTTCCCCGGGCCCTCTCCTCAGCCCTGGCTCCTCCAGTGATAGCAACGGGGGTGATGCAGAGGGGCCTGGGCCTCCTGCCCCG GTGACCTTCCAGCAGATCTGCAAGGACGTGCACCTGGTGAAGCATCAGGGACAGCAGCTTTTCATCGAGTCCCGCGCCTGGCCCCCGCCGCGGCCCCGCCTCCCTG CCACAGGCACCTTCAAGGCCAAGACCCTTTCCAGCCAGTCCCCAGACCCAGAACTGGAGATAGTCCCTGCGCCAGTCCAGGCCCCGCTCCCCTTGACccctgaggaggcagagaggaaagaagccAACGGCTGTTCCTACCAGCAGATCAACTGCTTGGACAGCATCCTCAG GTATCTAGAGAGCTGTAACATTCCCAGCACCGCCAAGGCCAAGCGTAAAtgtgcctcctcctcctcctgcaccaCCTCGTCAGCCTCCGATGATGACAAGCAGAGAACAGGTCCGGTCCCTCTGGGGGCCAAGAAAG ATGCATCGGCAGTGCTGTCCGGGGAGGGGGCCGCCCCGCAGAAGGAGCCGGTGGTGGGAGGCGCCCTGAGCCCGCTCGCCCTGGCCAATAAGGCAGAGAGCGTGGTGTCCGTCACCAGTCAGTGTAGCTTCAGCTCCACCATCGTCCATGTGGGAGACAAGAAGCCCCCGGAGTCGG ACATCATCATGATGGAGGACCTGCCTGGCCTGGCTccgggcccagcccccagcccagcgcCCAGCCCCACGGTAGCCCCCGACCCAGCCCCAGATGCCTACCGCCCGGTGGGCCTGACCAAGGCCGTGCTGTCCCTGCACACACAGAAGGAGGAGCAGGCCTTCCTCAGCCGCTTCCGAGACCTCAGCCGACTGCGTGGACTTGATAGCTCCTCCCCGGCCCCTCTGGCCCCCGGCGAGCGAG GCTGCCGCCACAGCCCCGTACCCCCTGGCCGCCGCCACCACTGCCGATCCAAAGCCAAGCGCTCGCGCCACCACCAGGCCCCCCGGACCGAAGCCCCTTGCTACACCTCCCACCCATCCCCTGTGCCGCCCTCTGCCCCCTGGCCGCCCCCGCCGGCCACTGCCCCCTTCCCAGCCATGGTCCAGCCCTACCCACTCCCGGTGTTCCCACGGggcagcccccaccctcccccctccgcccctgCTTCTGGGCCCCCTGCAGCTTTCCCCACCCCCCTAGTGACCCCCATGGTAGCCTTGGTGCTCCCCAACTACCTGTTTCCGACCCCGCCCAGCTATCCCTATGGGGTACCTCAGACCCCTGCTGAAGGGCCTCCAACCCCGGCCTCCCACTCCCCATCTCCGTCgctgcccccaccgccccccagccctccccgccGGCCCGACTCTCCCCTGTTCAACTCGAGATGCAGCTCCCCGCTCCAGCTAAATCTGCTGCAGCTGGAGGAGCCCCCCCGTGCGGAAGGGGGTGCTGTTGTGGGGGGCACTGGGAGCAGTGCCGGGCCCCCGCCTCCCAGTGAGAAGGCTGCCAAGCCAGAGGCCAGACTG gtGGAGGTCACGGAGTCCTCCAATCAGGATGCGCTGTCGGGCTCCAGTGACCTGCTGGAGTTGCTACTGCAGGAGGACTCGCGATCCGGAACAGGCTCCGCCGCCTCCGGCTCCTTGGGCTCCGGCCTGGGCTCCGGGTCCGGCGTAGGCTCCCATGAGGGAGGCAGCACCTCAGCCAGCATCACAC GCAGCAGTCAGAGCAGCCACACAAGCAAGTACTTCGGCAGCGTCGACTCTTCTGAGGCCGAAGCGGGGGCCGCACAGGCCCGGGCTGAGCCTGGGGACCAAGTCATTAAGTATGTGCTCCAGGATCCCATCTGGCTGCTCATGGCCAATGCTGACCAGCGTGTCATGATGACCTACCAGGTGCCCTCCAG GGACACGGCCGCTGTGCTCAGGCAGGACCGGGAGCGGCTCCGGGCCATGCAGAAGCAGCAGCCTCGCTTCTCGGAGGAGCAGCGCAGGGAACTGGGCGCCGTGCACTCCTGGGTCCGGAAGGGTCAGTTGCCTCGGGCCCTCGACGTGATG GCCTGTGTGGACTGCGGCAGTAGCACCCGAGACCCTGGCCACCCTGATGACCCGCTCTTCTCAGAACTGGACGGACTGGGACTGGAGCCCATGGAGGAGGGCGGAGGCGAGggtggtggcggtggcggtggtgatggggagggtggagaggaggcGGGGGCTCAAGCTGGGGCGAGGGCCTCAAGCTCCCAGGACCTGGCCATGGAGGAAGAGGAACAAGGTGGCAGCCTGCCCAGTCCAGCCTTACCTGCCACAGAAAGTGGCAGCAGCTAG
- the HES7 gene encoding transcription factor HES-7, with protein MVTRDRAENRDGPKMLKPLVEKRRRDRINRSLEELRLLLLEQTRDQNLRNPKLEKAEILEFAVGYLRERSRVEPPGVLRSPAQDAEALASCYLSGFRECLLRLAAFAHDASPAARAQLFSALHVYLRPKPPRPEPLDARPHAPLLLFMAQAPGQTAKVTTAFHSLVFGTASVLAKTRWDLRKEPAPGPGSGRWGGCAAKAGPLQSRVWPRRAAVGCGPPRRIALPASGVTQMPDTVPPPRLPRAGPERNGCHTGPPDAESPESTLAP; from the exons ATGGTCACTCGGGATCGAGCCGAGAATAGGGACGGCCCCAAG ATGCTGAAGCCGCTTGTGGAGAAGCGGCGCCGGGACCGCATCAACCGCAGCCTAGAAGAGctgaggctgctgctgctggagcagACCCGGGACCAG AACCTCCGCAACCCGAAGCTGGAGAAAGCAGAGATACTGGAGTTCGCCGTGGGCTACTTGAGGGAGCGAAGCCGGGTGGAGCCCCCGG GGGTTCTCCGGTCCCCAGCCCAGGACGCCGAGGCGCTCGCCAGCTGCTACCTGTCCGGCTTCCGCGAGTGCCTGCTCCGTCTGGCAGCCTTCGCGCACGACGCCAGCCCGGCCGCCCGCGCCCAGCTCTTCTCCGCGCTGCACGTCTATCTGCGCCCCAAGCCGCCCCGGCCGGAGCCGCTAGATGCGAGGCCCCACGCGCCGC tcTTGCTTTTCATGGCCCAAGCCCCGGGGCAGACAG CCAAAGTCACCACCGCCTTCCACTCTCTGGTATTCGGGACAGCCTCGGTGTTAGCCAAGACTCGATGGGACCTGCGGAAAGAGCCTGCG CCCGGGCCCGGCTCTGGCCGCTGGGGCGGGTGCGCTGCGAAGGCGGGGCCGCTGCAGTCCCGGGTCTGGCCGCGAAGGGCCGCTGTCGGCTGTGGGCCACCTCGGCGGATCGCTCTCCCAGCAAGCGGGGTGACCCAGATGCCCGACACTGTCCCGCCGCCCCGACTGCCCCGGGCGGGCCCAGAGCGGAACGGATGTCATACTGGGCCACCCGACGCCGAGAGCCCGGAGTCCACTTTGGCCCCCTGA